In one Magnetospirillum sp. genomic region, the following are encoded:
- a CDS encoding aminotransferase, translated as MASPLNPIFANLSTSIFEEMSLLARQHAAINLGQGFPDDPGPADVRQKAAEAVVDGWNQYPPMMGLPELRSAIAAHYAAHQNLAIDPERETMVTSGATEAIAGALLACIAPGDEVVLFEPAYDAYLPLVKRAGGVPKFVKLRPPDWRFDLAQLKAAVGPRTRAVLFNNPLNPAGCVYDAADLAILAQALDGTDAIVIADEVWEHVLFDGQRHVSVLAIPELRERSIKIGSAGKIFNLTGWKVGFVVAAPSLLKVLAKAHQYITFTTPPNLQSAVAYGLAKPAEHFDAMRADLQARRDHLATGLAQAGFAVLPSAATYFLNVDLGPMGLDDDAAFCRRMVADAGVAAIPVSAFYADAGMRSTIRFCFAKKYETLDAAVARLVDNAGRLLAARS; from the coding sequence ATGGCATCTCCCTTGAACCCGATCTTCGCCAATCTATCGACGTCGATTTTCGAAGAGATGTCGCTGCTCGCACGCCAGCATGCGGCGATCAATCTCGGTCAGGGTTTTCCCGACGATCCGGGCCCGGCCGATGTGCGCCAGAAAGCGGCCGAGGCCGTCGTCGATGGCTGGAACCAGTATCCGCCGATGATGGGCTTGCCCGAATTGCGCAGCGCCATCGCTGCGCACTATGCCGCCCACCAGAATCTCGCGATCGATCCCGAGCGCGAGACGATGGTGACCTCGGGTGCGACCGAAGCCATCGCGGGCGCTTTGCTTGCGTGCATCGCACCCGGCGACGAGGTGGTGCTGTTCGAGCCTGCCTACGACGCCTATCTGCCGCTTGTGAAGCGGGCCGGCGGCGTGCCGAAATTCGTGAAGCTGCGCCCGCCCGACTGGCGCTTCGATTTGGCGCAGCTCAAGGCCGCAGTGGGCCCACGCACGCGCGCCGTGCTTTTCAACAATCCGCTGAACCCGGCGGGCTGCGTTTACGACGCGGCCGATCTCGCGATCCTCGCCCAAGCGCTCGACGGCACCGACGCGATCGTGATCGCCGACGAAGTTTGGGAGCATGTGCTGTTCGACGGGCAGCGGCACGTGTCGGTACTGGCCATCCCCGAACTGCGCGAACGCAGCATCAAGATCGGCTCGGCTGGCAAGATCTTCAATCTGACCGGCTGGAAAGTCGGTTTCGTCGTGGCCGCACCTTCTTTGCTGAAGGTGCTCGCCAAAGCGCACCAATACATCACCTTCACCACGCCGCCCAATCTGCAGAGTGCGGTCGCCTACGGGCTTGCCAAACCGGCCGAACATTTCGACGCGATGCGCGCTGACCTACAGGCACGGCGCGACCATCTGGCCACCGGCTTGGCGCAGGCCGGATTCGCGGTACTGCCGAGTGCGGCCACATATTTCCTCAATGTCGATCTCGGGCCGATGGGACTCGACGACGATGCCGCCTTCTGCCGCCGCATGGTCGCCGATGCCGGTGTGGCCGCCATCCCCGTTTCGGCCTTCTATGCCGATGCCGGCATGCGCAGTACGATCCGTTTCTGCTTTGCCAAGAAATACGAAACGCTCGATGCGGCCGTCGCCCGCCTCGTCGACAATGCGGGACGGCTGCTGGCGGCGCGCTCGTAA
- a CDS encoding glutathione S-transferase produces the protein MKLAFSGASPYARKVMLVAHECGLADRIEKVVTSVRPDQPNRDLGRDNPLMKVPTLWTDGGEALYDSRVICAYLDSLHGGRKIIPEAGGARWQALRIEALADGVADAGILLRYEGALRPEALRWKEWIDGQTAKVQQGLDQIERDAALLDGEFGIGQISVVAAVGWLQLRAVVGDAYAGRPKLAAWMQKIATRPSVAATMPVA, from the coding sequence ATGAAACTCGCCTTCAGCGGTGCCAGCCCCTATGCCCGCAAAGTCATGCTCGTCGCGCACGAATGCGGGCTTGCCGACCGTATCGAAAAGGTCGTTACAAGCGTGCGCCCCGACCAGCCCAACCGCGATCTGGGCCGCGACAATCCGCTGATGAAGGTGCCGACCCTGTGGACCGACGGCGGCGAAGCGCTTTACGACAGTCGCGTGATCTGCGCCTATCTCGATTCGCTGCATGGCGGGCGCAAGATCATCCCGGAGGCGGGCGGTGCACGCTGGCAGGCCCTGCGCATCGAAGCTTTGGCCGACGGTGTGGCCGATGCGGGCATTCTCTTGCGCTACGAAGGTGCTTTGCGCCCCGAAGCGTTGCGCTGGAAGGAATGGATCGACGGCCAGACCGCCAAGGTGCAGCAAGGGCTCGACCAGATCGAGCGCGATGCGGCTCTGCTCGATGGCGAATTCGGCATCGGCCAGATCTCGGTCGTCGCCGCCGTTGGCTGGCTGCAATTGCGCGCGGTCGTGGGCGATGCGTATGCCGGTCGCCCGAAGCTTGCTGCCTGGATGCAGAAGATCGCAACCCGCCCGTCGGTCGCCGCCACGATGCCGGTGGCGTAA
- a CDS encoding potassium/proton antiporter: MEQINQAILLGGFLVVLSILAGMFSSRLGAPLLLVFLGLGMLAGEDGPGGVAFGDFKLTYLVGSVALAIILFDGALRTSRQTIRLAVKPAFVLATLGVAITATIVGAVAFVTLSMSPIAAFLVGAVVASTDAAAVFLLLNARGTEINKRVAATLEVESGLNDPMAVFLTIACVEYLLHPAPLDWTLGLFFLKQMLGGAAIGIAGGFVLVWLVNRAELAGGLYPVLCAAFAVSIFAAAQSLDASGFLAVYLAGLVLGNRRHRAQATILRFHDGLAWISQIVMFLMLGLLVTPSKLLQHVGAEIAIAVALVLIARPAAVFLCLLPAKFDWREKTFISWVGLRGAVPIFLASIPVIAGVRDAEIFFNVAFVVVLVSLVVQGWTVGIAARFLGLALPPQIDKTERTDIDLPLVADRDAASWRVAEHSPALDRPFTDLPLPRRARIIAVIRAGTLLNRQELERLSVGDQIIALVPPEQSIDLDRLFAPRPVRRKNIDDMGEFVFAGDVKLGVLCAQYGVPFEAPNAEQTLADFLAERLGPDAIPGDRVALGPVELVVGAIARGRATKVGLELEAPDERLPVLRALQRLANAWRSLRGQPRAP; encoded by the coding sequence GTGGAGCAGATCAACCAAGCGATCTTGTTGGGCGGATTTCTGGTGGTGCTCAGCATCCTGGCCGGCATGTTCTCGTCGCGCCTGGGGGCACCGTTGCTGCTCGTGTTTTTGGGGCTCGGCATGCTCGCGGGCGAAGACGGGCCGGGCGGCGTTGCGTTCGGCGATTTCAAGCTCACCTATCTCGTGGGCTCGGTGGCGCTTGCGATCATCCTGTTCGACGGCGCGTTGCGCACCTCGCGCCAGACGATCCGGCTTGCGGTCAAGCCGGCCTTCGTGCTCGCCACGCTCGGCGTGGCGATAACCGCCACCATCGTGGGCGCCGTCGCGTTCGTCACGCTGTCGATGTCGCCGATCGCGGCGTTTCTCGTGGGTGCGGTCGTCGCATCGACCGATGCGGCGGCCGTCTTCCTGCTGCTCAACGCGCGCGGGACCGAAATCAACAAGCGCGTGGCCGCCACGCTCGAGGTCGAAAGCGGCCTCAACGATCCGATGGCGGTGTTTCTGACGATCGCGTGCGTCGAATATCTGCTGCATCCGGCCCCGCTCGATTGGACGCTCGGCCTGTTCTTCCTCAAGCAGATGCTGGGCGGGGCTGCGATCGGCATTGCAGGCGGCTTCGTGCTCGTCTGGCTCGTTAACCGCGCCGAACTTGCGGGCGGGCTCTACCCGGTGCTGTGCGCTGCTTTTGCCGTGTCGATTTTCGCGGCCGCCCAATCGCTCGACGCGTCGGGCTTCCTGGCCGTCTATCTTGCGGGCCTCGTGCTTGGCAACCGGCGCCACCGTGCGCAGGCGACGATCCTGCGTTTCCACGACGGGCTCGCCTGGATATCGCAGATTGTGATGTTCCTGATGCTGGGCTTGCTCGTGACTCCATCGAAGCTGTTGCAGCATGTAGGGGCCGAGATCGCGATCGCTGTGGCGCTGGTGCTTATTGCCCGCCCGGCGGCGGTATTTTTGTGCTTGCTGCCCGCGAAATTCGACTGGCGCGAAAAGACCTTCATCTCGTGGGTGGGCTTACGCGGCGCCGTACCGATCTTTCTCGCCTCGATCCCGGTCATCGCAGGCGTGCGCGACGCCGAAATATTTTTCAACGTCGCCTTCGTCGTCGTGCTCGTTTCGCTCGTGGTGCAGGGCTGGACCGTCGGCATTGCCGCTCGCTTTCTGGGGCTCGCATTGCCGCCGCAGATCGACAAGACCGAGCGCACCGACATCGACCTGCCGCTGGTGGCCGACCGCGACGCGGCAAGCTGGCGCGTGGCCGAGCACAGCCCGGCCCTCGACCGGCCCTTCACGGATCTGCCGCTGCCAAGGCGTGCCCGCATCATCGCGGTGATCCGTGCGGGTACGCTGCTCAATCGCCAAGAACTCGAGCGGCTCAGCGTCGGCGACCAGATCATCGCCCTCGTGCCGCCCGAACAGTCGATCGATCTCGATCGGCTGTTCGCACCGCGCCCGGTGCGGCGCAAGAATATCGACGACATGGGCGAGTTCGTGTTTGCGGGCGACGTGAAGCTTGGCGTTTTGTGCGCGCAGTACGGCGTGCCGTTCGAAGCGCCCAACGCCGAGCAGACGCTCGCCGATTTCCTCGCCGAGCGCCTCGGCCCCGACGCTATCCCTGGCGACCGCGTCGCACTGGGGCCGGTTGAACTCGTCGTGGGTGCCATCGCGCGCGGCCGCGCGACCAAAGTCGGCCTTGAACTCGAAGCGCCCGACGAGCGCCTGCCGGTGTTGCGCGCTCTGCAGCGCTTGGCCAATGCTTGGCGCAGCCTGCGCGGTCAGCCGCGCGCGCCGTAA
- a CDS encoding methyltransferase domain-containing protein — translation MWSDVVDLRDFYASPLGRTARRLIDARLQEIWPDAAGQAVLGLGYAVPYLRNWRGNAARCLAMMPAPQGVLHWPPEGPNATSLVEEEALPLADMSVDRVLLVHAIEHAESLRPFLREVWRVLSGSGRVLIVVPNRRGIWARLDRTPFGHGHPYTSGQLQRLLRDNLFVPQQTRNCLFVPPLSGSLWLSSARAWERIGARLFPALAGVTIVEASKTLYAPAPTRQRARARARAAPAAAELARTR, via the coding sequence ATGTGGTCCGACGTCGTCGATTTGCGGGATTTCTACGCAAGCCCCCTGGGCCGTACCGCGCGTCGGCTCATCGACGCGCGCCTACAGGAGATTTGGCCCGACGCGGCCGGTCAAGCGGTCCTCGGGCTCGGCTATGCGGTCCCCTATCTGCGCAATTGGCGCGGCAACGCCGCACGCTGCCTTGCCATGATGCCGGCCCCGCAGGGCGTGCTGCATTGGCCGCCCGAGGGGCCCAACGCCACGAGCCTCGTCGAAGAAGAAGCGCTGCCGCTGGCGGACATGTCGGTCGACCGCGTGCTGCTCGTGCACGCGATCGAGCATGCGGAATCGCTGCGGCCGTTTCTGCGCGAGGTGTGGCGCGTGCTGTCGGGCAGCGGGCGCGTGCTGATCGTGGTGCCCAACCGGCGCGGCATCTGGGCGCGCCTCGACCGCACGCCGTTCGGCCACGGCCACCCTTACACCTCCGGCCAGCTGCAGCGCCTGCTGCGCGACAATCTGTTCGTGCCGCAGCAGACGCGCAATTGCCTGTTCGTGCCGCCGCTGTCGGGAAGCCTGTGGCTGTCTTCGGCGCGCGCGTGGGAGCGAATAGGCGCACGGCTGTTTCCGGCACTCGCGGGTGTTACGATCGTCGAAGCGAGCAAAACGCTTTATGCGCCCGCACCCACGCGGCAGCGGGCCCGCGCCCGGGCGCGCGCCGCACCTGCCGCCGCCGAGCTTGCGCGCACGCGATGA
- a CDS encoding cupin domain-containing protein, whose product MDSAASIIAALELRPHPEGGHYRETFRHVDPAGARGAMTAIYYLLAAGEFSHWHRVDAAEIWHWYAGAPMVLTLSANGHDAEAKILGPEILGGQRPQVTVEAGVWQTATSLGAWTLVGCTVGPAFAFDGFELAPPDWRSQPRPRSG is encoded by the coding sequence TTGGACAGTGCTGCTTCGATCATCGCCGCCCTCGAGTTGCGTCCGCATCCCGAGGGCGGCCATTATCGCGAGACCTTCCGCCATGTCGATCCGGCGGGTGCACGCGGGGCCATGACGGCCATCTACTATCTGCTGGCCGCAGGCGAGTTTTCGCACTGGCATCGCGTCGATGCGGCGGAGATTTGGCATTGGTATGCGGGCGCACCGATGGTGCTGACCCTTTCGGCCAACGGCCACGATGCGGAGGCCAAAATCCTCGGTCCTGAAATTCTCGGCGGCCAGCGCCCGCAAGTCACCGTCGAAGCGGGCGTGTGGCAAACGGCGACGAGCCTGGGGGCGTGGACGCTCGTGGGCTGCACGGTGGGCCCGGCTTTTGCGTTCGACGGCTTCGAACTCGCGCCGCCCGATTGGCGCTCGCAGCCGCGTCCTAGAAGCGGCTGA
- a CDS encoding MFS transporter — translation MTDPTRTLDGPQSWRRLALAIALSTLGCVGMWSVIVVLPQVQAEFGASRADVSLAYTATMIGFAVGGVVMGRLCDRYGTMLPVFGGTLVMAAGYVLAGFADSLVVFALLHGIAIAGLGSSAMFGPLMADISRWFVRRRGIAVSLCACGNYLAGAIWPPAMQPFLDTLGWRQTYIGIGVIVLATMLPLVLLLRAKPPSAADEAEGTQAFQTAAQLRLGLSSGTIQTLLVVAGVACCVAMAMPQVHIVAYCADLGYGAARGAEMLSLMLACGVASRILSGLLADRIGGFATLLLGSFLQMVALALYLFFDGLASLFVISALFGLFQGGIVPSYALVVRAIYPASEAGMRVGIVLMATLVGMALGGWLSGAIFDWTGSYALAFVNGVAWNILNVAIVAGLMWRARMLSRF, via the coding sequence TTGACCGACCCCACACGAACGCTCGACGGGCCGCAGAGCTGGCGGCGGCTTGCCCTTGCGATCGCGCTCTCGACGCTCGGCTGCGTCGGCATGTGGTCGGTCATCGTCGTGCTGCCGCAGGTGCAGGCCGAATTCGGCGCCAGCCGCGCCGACGTCTCGCTCGCCTACACCGCGACGATGATCGGCTTTGCCGTCGGCGGCGTCGTCATGGGGCGCTTGTGCGACCGCTATGGCACGATGTTGCCGGTATTCGGCGGCACGCTCGTGATGGCGGCGGGCTATGTTCTAGCGGGCTTCGCCGACAGCCTCGTCGTCTTCGCACTTCTGCACGGAATCGCGATCGCGGGCCTCGGCAGCTCGGCCATGTTCGGGCCGCTGATGGCCGACATCTCGCGCTGGTTCGTCCGGCGGCGCGGCATCGCCGTGTCGCTGTGCGCGTGCGGCAATTATCTGGCCGGGGCGATCTGGCCGCCGGCCATGCAACCCTTTCTCGACACGCTCGGCTGGCGCCAGACCTATATCGGCATCGGCGTGATCGTGCTCGCAACGATGCTGCCGCTGGTCCTCCTGCTGCGCGCCAAGCCGCCATCGGCCGCGGACGAGGCAGAAGGCACACAGGCGTTTCAGACGGCGGCGCAGCTTCGTCTCGGCTTGTCGAGCGGCACGATCCAGACCTTGCTCGTGGTCGCCGGTGTTGCGTGCTGCGTGGCCATGGCGATGCCGCAAGTCCATATCGTCGCCTACTGCGCCGATCTCGGCTATGGCGCGGCGCGCGGGGCAGAGATGCTGTCGCTGATGCTGGCATGCGGCGTTGCCAGCCGCATCTTGTCGGGCCTGCTCGCCGATCGCATCGGCGGTTTTGCGACCTTGCTGCTCGGCTCGTTTCTGCAAATGGTGGCGCTCGCACTTTATTTGTTTTTCGACGGGCTTGCCTCGCTGTTCGTGATCTCGGCCCTGTTCGGCCTGTTCCAAGGCGGAATTGTGCCAAGCTACGCGCTTGTGGTGCGCGCGATCTATCCGGCCTCGGAAGCGGGCATGCGCGTCGGCATCGTATTAATGGCGACCCTCGTGGGCATGGCGTTGGGCGGTTGGCTCTCAGGCGCCATCTTCGACTGGACCGGCAGCTATGCGCTGGCGTTCGTCAATGGGGTTGCGTGGAACATCCTCAATGTCGCGATCGTCGCGGGACTCATGTGGCGCGCGCGGATGCTCAGCCGCTTCTAG